In Proteiniborus sp. DW1, a single window of DNA contains:
- the flhB gene encoding flagellar biosynthesis protein FlhB, producing MSLNFVIDLQLFSEEKTEKATPKRRREAREKGQVLQSKEINSAIIVIVSFLCLRIFGNHMLSNLLSFSNSFYKEYFLKSDMFNTGDISILMMRIVGIMVIVVGPITGFILIFGVAASYLQLGFLFTTKTLEFKLSRLNPIEGFKKIISKRSLVELLKSIFKIVVIGYLIYKYAISEIYNIFKLLELSIESIVTYIGGIVFNVGIRSGIALLILAIFDYGYQWWDYEKNLKMSKQEVKEEYKQTEGNPQIKSKIKEKQRQMAMRRMMQDVPKADVIITNPTHFAIALKYDKEMYEAPYVLAKGADLIAKNIKDIAKKHGVPTVENKPLAQTLYNTVEIGQIIPEELYQAVAEVLAYVYSLKY from the coding sequence TTGAGTTTAAATTTTGTAATTGATTTGCAATTATTTTCAGAAGAGAAAACAGAAAAAGCTACACCTAAGCGAAGAAGGGAAGCTAGAGAAAAAGGACAAGTGCTTCAAAGTAAAGAAATTAATTCAGCAATAATAGTAATTGTTTCTTTTCTATGTTTAAGAATATTTGGGAACCATATGCTTAGTAATTTATTATCTTTTTCGAATAGTTTTTATAAGGAATACTTTTTGAAATCTGACATGTTTAATACTGGAGATATCAGCATATTGATGATGAGAATAGTTGGTATCATGGTGATTGTAGTTGGTCCTATAACTGGCTTTATATTGATATTTGGAGTAGCAGCAAGCTACTTGCAGTTAGGCTTTTTATTTACCACGAAAACACTAGAGTTTAAGCTAAGCAGATTAAATCCAATAGAAGGATTCAAAAAGATAATATCAAAACGTTCTTTAGTAGAGTTACTAAAATCTATTTTTAAAATAGTTGTAATTGGATATTTAATATATAAATATGCAATAAGTGAGATATACAATATTTTTAAGCTTTTAGAGCTAAGCATTGAGAGTATTGTAACATATATTGGTGGTATTGTGTTTAATGTAGGAATTAGGTCTGGAATTGCTTTGCTGATTTTGGCAATTTTTGATTATGGCTATCAATGGTGGGATTATGAAAAGAATTTAAAAATGTCTAAGCAGGAAGTTAAAGAAGAATATAAGCAAACTGAGGGTAATCCTCAAATAAAATCAAAGATAAAAGAGAAACAAAGACAAATGGCAATGAGAAGGATGATGCAAGATGTTCCTAAGGCAGATGTTATTATTACAAACCCTACTCACTTTGCCATAGCTTTAAAATATGATAAGGAAATGTACGAGGCACCTTATGTGTTAGCTAAAGGAGCAGATTTGATTGCAAAAAATATTAAAGATATAGCTAAAAAACATGGGGTCCCTACCGTTGAAAACAAGCCTCTTGCTCAGACTCTATATAATACTGTTGAAATTGGTCAAATAATTCCAGAAGAGCTTTATCAAGCGGTAGCAGAGGTACTTGCTTATGTTTATAGCCTTAAGTACTAA
- the fliR gene encoding flagellar biosynthetic protein FliR yields the protein MENLMIEIINKYQIFLMILVRMTGLFFITPIFSRDNIPNILKIGFSFFCSTILINIIEVDIIALTPLELLVFSIKELLVGLMLGFVSYLFFTVLYLAGQIIDMQIGFGMVNVLDPQQNIQIPIMGSFYYIICILFFLILDGHHFLIEALVNSYDYIPIGQIKFTGDMVNQLVRILTQTFIISFKISGPVLAAIFLADVLLGILAKTMPQMNVFIVGMPLKIFIGLAAVTITIPLFLATLQNIFSSMNEGIYNLLKVIQKG from the coding sequence ATGGAGAATTTAATGATAGAAATAATAAATAAATACCAAATATTTTTAATGATTTTAGTAAGAATGACAGGGCTTTTTTTTATTACTCCAATATTTAGTAGAGATAATATTCCTAACATACTAAAAATTGGATTTTCGTTTTTTTGCTCAACTATATTAATCAATATTATTGAAGTTGATATAATAGCTTTAACACCTCTAGAATTATTAGTATTTTCAATAAAAGAACTACTAGTGGGATTAATGCTGGGTTTTGTATCCTACCTTTTTTTTACTGTCTTGTATTTAGCAGGACAAATTATTGATATGCAAATAGGATTTGGGATGGTCAATGTGCTAGATCCACAACAAAATATACAAATACCTATAATGGGTTCATTTTATTATATAATTTGTATTTTGTTTTTTCTTATTCTAGATGGTCATCATTTTCTAATTGAGGCTTTAGTAAATTCTTATGATTATATTCCTATTGGACAAATTAAGTTTACAGGAGACATGGTGAATCAGTTGGTTCGTATTCTTACTCAAACATTTATTATTAGCTTTAAAATTAGTGGACCAGTGCTAGCTGCCATATTTCTAGCTGATGTCTTATTAGGTATTTTAGCAAAGACAATGCCGCAGATGAATGTTTTTATAGTCGGTATGCCCTTGAAGATATTTATTGGATTAGCAGCAGTAACAATCACTATTCCTCTATTTTTAGCAACTCTTCAGAATATTTTTTCTAGTATGAATGAGGGAATTTATAATCTTTTAAAGGTTATTCAAAAAGGATGA
- the fliQ gene encoding flagellar biosynthesis protein FliQ codes for MSQGEVLNIAQQALKTILMVSAPMLGFGLLVGLLVSIFQATTQIQEATLSFVPKIIAVFISILVFGPWILNVLIDLTLNLFNNINTYIN; via the coding sequence ATGAGTCAAGGTGAAGTACTAAATATAGCACAACAAGCTCTTAAAACGATTTTGATGGTGTCAGCTCCAATGCTTGGATTTGGATTGTTGGTGGGATTACTAGTTAGTATTTTTCAAGCAACTACACAAATCCAAGAGGCTACATTATCTTTTGTGCCCAAAATAATCGCAGTATTTATATCAATTTTGGTATTTGGTCCTTGGATTCTCAATGTGTTAATTGATCTTACATTAAATCTTTTTAATAATATAAATACATACATCAATTAA
- the fliP gene encoding flagellar type III secretion system pore protein FliP (The bacterial flagellar biogenesis protein FliP forms a type III secretion system (T3SS)-type pore required for flagellar assembly.) has translation MKQSFKIIIISLIFILLLNGTSFAEPQVPSLGEAFNTISGNTDREGYVSSIQLLILFTILSLAPSILIMMTSFTRIIIVLSFLRNAIGTQQTPPNQVLIGIALFLTFFLMAPIASEINQEAIQPYLSGEIGQEEALDTAMIPIREFMFRQTKEKDIALFLKMARIENIDEIEDIPTRVLIPSFILSELKTAFQIGFILFIPFLVIDMVVASTLMSMGMMMLPPVMISLPFKLLLFIMVDGWNLIIGQLISSFK, from the coding sequence ATGAAACAGTCTTTTAAGATTATTATAATATCATTAATATTTATACTTTTACTTAATGGAACTAGTTTTGCAGAACCACAAGTTCCGTCACTAGGGGAAGCGTTTAATACTATTAGTGGGAATACAGATAGAGAAGGGTATGTTTCTTCAATTCAGCTACTCATATTATTTACTATATTATCTTTAGCACCTTCAATTTTGATAATGATGACTAGCTTTACTAGAATAATTATTGTTTTATCTTTTCTAAGAAACGCAATAGGTACACAGCAGACTCCGCCTAATCAAGTTTTAATTGGAATTGCACTGTTTTTAACTTTTTTTTTGATGGCGCCTATTGCGTCTGAAATTAATCAAGAGGCAATCCAGCCTTACTTATCGGGTGAGATAGGGCAGGAAGAAGCATTAGACACTGCAATGATTCCTATAAGGGAGTTTATGTTTAGACAAACTAAAGAAAAGGATATAGCACTTTTTTTAAAAATGGCTAGGATAGAAAATATAGATGAAATTGAAGATATACCTACTAGGGTGCTAATTCCTTCATTTATATTAAGTGAGCTAAAAACCGCGTTTCAGATTGGATTTATTCTTTTTATTCCATTTTTAGTCATAGATATGGTAGTGGCTAGTACATTAATGTCAATGGGAATGATGATGCTTCCACCTGTTATGATATCTTTGCCATTTAAATTGCTGCTTTTTATTATGGTAGATGGATGGAATCTTATAATTGGGCAGCTTATTTCAAGTTTTAAATAG
- a CDS encoding flagellar biosynthetic protein FliO: MYFASFAVVILLAFFFTKYLGIKSNSLSKGQNTKVIEAISLGNNTRILIIEIFEVIYIVYDNNSHVLLLDKLNKKDINIEARELKSDMEHIYSIAEKTIMQKDNIVRKFIKRKNR, translated from the coding sequence ATGTATTTTGCTTCTTTCGCTGTAGTAATATTATTAGCATTCTTTTTTACAAAATACTTGGGTATAAAGTCAAACTCATTAAGTAAAGGTCAAAATACTAAGGTAATTGAAGCTATTTCTTTAGGAAATAACACTAGAATTTTAATTATTGAGATATTTGAAGTTATTTATATAGTATATGATAATAATTCTCATGTACTTTTACTGGATAAGTTAAATAAAAAAGACATAAACATTGAAGCAAGGGAGCTAAAATCCGATATGGAGCATATTTACAGTATTGCTGAAAAAACAATAATGCAAAAGGATAATATAGTTAGGAAATTTATTAAAAGAAAAAATAGATAA
- a CDS encoding response regulator gives MANKILIVDDAAFMRMMIKDILTKNGFDVLGEAENGAKAIDKYKELSPDLVIMDITMPEVDGIQAVKEIKKIDSSAKIVMCSAMGQQAMVIEAIQAGAKDFIVKPFQADRVLEAVKKVLG, from the coding sequence ATGGCAAATAAAATATTAATAGTCGATGATGCAGCTTTTATGAGAATGATGATAAAAGATATTCTCACAAAAAACGGTTTTGATGTATTAGGAGAAGCAGAAAATGGTGCTAAAGCTATAGATAAATATAAGGAATTATCTCCGGATTTAGTTATAATGGATATCACAATGCCAGAGGTAGATGGAATTCAAGCTGTAAAAGAAATAAAGAAAATCGATAGTTCAGCTAAAATAGTTATGTGTTCAGCAATGGGGCAACAAGCTATGGTAATTGAAGCCATACAGGCTGGTGCTAAAGATTTTATAGTTAAACCTTTTCAAGCAGATAGAGTACTAGAAGCGGTTAAAAAAGTTTTAGGATAA